In one Gadus morhua chromosome 7, gadMor3.0, whole genome shotgun sequence genomic region, the following are encoded:
- the fam131c gene encoding protein FAM131C, giving the protein MGTCLCKELQRSMAVLQGEVEEGQPPPGQNDLNPPDGSATDKISRYDIGELATSSLLGLVATIKDHITKPTAMAQGRVAHLIEWKGWGGGGGEAGATGGGGAGEVWKGLGAELQDDELLYSQMTDEIKEARFAAGVAAQFALAEAAMDVCFTDEIDRPSVRWEATQSHYMAYYLSDGGVVGVPQRLHDNHPGGSASPLSYPTEPPPPAVLHPTPPPPSSVPALATTAQTHRAVSGTLESGRRLQQFESISLSEDEVFYN; this is encoded by the exons ATGGGTACCTGCCTCTGCAAAG AGCTCCAGCGCTCCATGGCGGTATtgcagggtgaggtggaggaagggCAGCCCCCACCTGGACAG AACGACCTTAATCCCCCTGACGGCAGCGCCACCGATAAGATCAGCAGATATGATATTGGAGAGCTAGCCACTTCTTCTCTACTTG GCCTGGTGGCCACCATAAAGGACCACATCACCAAGCCCACTGCGATGGCCCAGGGCCGGGTGGCCCACCTGATAGAGTGGAagggctgggggggcgggggaggagagGCGGGGGCTACCGGTGGGGGCGGAGCCGGAGAGGTGTGGAAGGGcctgggggcggagctacaggACGACGAGCTGCTCTACTCCCAGATGACAGACGAGATCAAGGAAGCTCGCTTCGCTGCAG GAGTAGCCGCACAGTTTGCCTTAGCGGAGGCAGCCATGGATGTCTGCTTCACGGACGAGATCGACCGGCCCTCTGTCAGATGGGAAG CCACACAGAGCCACTACATGGCCTACTACCTGAGCGACGGCGGTGTTGTCGGCGTTCCACAGCGTCTCCACGACAACCACCCGGGCGGCTCGGCCAGCCCCCTCAGCTACCCCACAgagcccccgcccccggccgTCCTCCACCCAacgcccccccctccgtcctccGTTCCCGCCCTCGCCACCACCGCCCAGACGCACAGAGCGGTCTCGGGGACGCTAGAGAGCGGCCGAAGGCTTCAGCAGTTTGAGAGCATCTCCCTGTCGGAGGACGAGGTCTTCTATAACTAG